From the genome of Saccopteryx bilineata isolate mSacBil1 chromosome 6, mSacBil1_pri_phased_curated, whole genome shotgun sequence, one region includes:
- the CD7 gene encoding T-cell antigen CD7 gives MAPRLPLLPMLLVLSVGPRPPGALATRGTLQSQYNPPMCWHPEQLQNSHSHRPYIVTPEGSSINITCCIHGFLHGIYLKKSSWPKEANVTYDDNKDPTIDSRFRVCITFSGPQHNLQSADTGTYFCEAIMEVDKASGSGTLVMVTDTLFQTVSTCQESQLINFIVVIALGVGFFLIALGLGAMCMLRRMQLKKLCWARDRSSVCVVYKDMSCSRQDTTLNHYQ, from the exons atggccccaagGCTGCCTCTGCTCCCCATGCTCCTGGTTCTCTCTGTTGGTCCCAGGCCACCTGGGGCACTGGCCACCAGAG GCACCCTTCAGAGCCAGTACAACCCCCCCATGTGCTGGCACCCTGAACAGCTTCAAAACTCCCACAG TCACCGCCCCTATATAGTCACTCCAGAGGGGAGCTCTATCAACATCACCTGCTGCATCCATGGGTTCCTGCATGGGATCTACCTGAAGAAAAGTTCCTGGCCAAAAGAAGCCAATGTGACATATGACGATAATAAGGACCCCACTATAGATTCACGGTTCAGGGTCTGCATCACTTTCTCAGGGCCACAACACAACCTGCAGTCAGCTGACACTGGTACCTACTTCTGTGAGGCCATCATGGAGGTGGACAAAGCCTCAGGTTCAGGTACCTTGGTGATGGTGACAG aCACACTGTTCCAAACAGTGAGCACATGCCAGGAAAGTCAGCTGATAAACTTTATCGTTGTCATTGCGCTGGGCGTTGGCTTCTTCCTCATTGCGCTGGGACTGGGGGCCATGTGTATGCTGAGGAGGATGCAG CTCAAGAAACTGTGCTGGGCAAGGGataggagctcagtgtgtgtggTGTACAAAGACATGTCCTGTAGCCGCCAGGACACCACCCTCAACCACTACCAATGA